A genome region from Micromonospora peucetia includes the following:
- a CDS encoding endonuclease domain-containing protein, whose product MHPTLPADEADVLDWLAFEQAGVVTTAQLTRSLTEGTVRGRVRSGRWRSICRGVVLMGNGRLTRDQQLWVAVLAAGPGAVLAGPTAAAEAGVRGLRREPLHVLVPAHRRAGRTVLGRLPIDMPAVVVHRASVLPSTHLQRARPPRTTTARALVDAAGWARTVDQAQVTLAAGCQQRRVTPEELSAVLDVLPRAPRRALIRQTAADIAGGAEALSEIDFVRLCRRHGLPAPHLQQRRADASGRTRWLDAYWREWGLHVEIDGAHHMDVRHWAADMRRQNDVWTSGDRILRFPAWLVRARPDEVADSVRRALTAAGWRPEK is encoded by the coding sequence GTGCACCCCACCCTTCCGGCCGACGAGGCCGACGTGCTCGACTGGCTGGCGTTCGAACAGGCCGGCGTCGTCACCACCGCCCAGTTGACCCGGTCGCTGACCGAGGGCACCGTACGCGGACGGGTTCGCTCCGGGCGTTGGCGCTCGATCTGCCGGGGCGTCGTGCTGATGGGCAACGGCCGGCTCACCCGCGACCAGCAGTTGTGGGTGGCAGTGCTCGCCGCAGGTCCCGGGGCCGTACTGGCCGGCCCGACGGCTGCCGCCGAGGCGGGCGTACGAGGGCTGCGGCGCGAGCCGCTGCACGTGCTCGTGCCGGCGCACCGGCGGGCGGGCCGCACCGTACTGGGCCGGCTGCCGATCGACATGCCGGCGGTCGTCGTGCACCGCGCGTCGGTGCTGCCGTCGACGCATCTACAGCGCGCCCGTCCGCCGCGCACCACCACCGCCCGGGCACTGGTGGACGCGGCCGGCTGGGCTCGTACCGTGGACCAGGCGCAGGTGACGCTGGCGGCCGGCTGTCAGCAGCGACGGGTCACGCCGGAGGAGTTGTCGGCGGTGTTGGACGTGCTGCCCCGGGCTCCTCGGCGGGCGTTGATCCGGCAGACCGCGGCCGACATCGCCGGCGGCGCGGAGGCGCTCTCGGAGATCGACTTCGTCCGGCTGTGCCGCCGCCATGGCCTGCCCGCGCCCCACCTCCAGCAGCGGCGCGCCGACGCCTCCGGGCGGACCCGGTGGCTCGACGCGTACTGGCGGGAGTGGGGATTGCACGTCGAGATCGACGGGGCGCACCACATGGACGTCCGGCACTGGGCGGCCGACATGAGGCGCCAGAACGACGTCTGGACCTCCGGGGACCGCATCCTCCGCTTCCCGGCGTGGCTGGTCCGCGCCCGCCCCGACGAGGTCGCCGACTCCGTCCGCCGCGCCCTGACCGCAGCCGGCTGGCGGCCCGAAAAGTAG
- a CDS encoding glycoside hydrolase family 9 protein, with protein sequence MRHPRRPCRPADQPWARRLLAAGTALAAGLALAVTPVPASAAPASDSASAGPARTVNATPASASPPRTANATPVFNYAEALQKSLYFYEAQQSGPLPAWNRVSWRGDSALTDGADVGLDLTGGWYDAGDHVKFGFPMASSATMLAWGAVEYRNGYVASGQLPHLLNNLRFVNDYFIRAHPAPNVLYGQVGRGDDDHRWWGPAEVLPMARPAYKIDASCGGADLAGETAAAMAASSMVFRPTDATYADRLLGHARQLYTFADTVRKSYHECITDATSFYRSWSGWQDELVWAAIWLHRATGDPAYLAKAESEYDRLGTENQSTTRSYKWTIAWDNKQFGAYVLLANLTGRQKYVDDANRWLDYWTVGVNGQRVPYSPGGMAVLDSWGALRYAANTSFAALVYSDRTTDATRKARYHDFAVRQINYALGDNPRASSYVIGFGANFPKNPHHRTAHGSWWDSQTVPAETRHTLHGALVGGPSAANDAYTDSRSDYVMNEVATDYNAGFTSALARLSQEYGGTPLAGFPQAETPDIDELTVETTVMQAEPRATGLKAIVYNRSAFPARALTAGKFRYYFRPDGTGPVTVTPGYTQGCPSPSTARQHSGDIWYVEVDCTGHTIAPAGQSQHRMEVQFKIGVPEGGTWDPTNDPSYQAAAGPNRKVTLYSGATRVWGDEPAPGTPDSTAPSVPGAPVASAVTATGLTLTWPASTDTGGSGLAGYEVTQAQVGSDALVLLNSATNSLAVTGLLPERTYRFSVRARDGAGNRSAASPVAEVTTPAAPAPDTVAPTRPGTPTASAVTATGLTLSWAASTDNVGVAGYRVYREAGATDALVGSPTGTTLAVTGLTAATAYQFYVVAVDAAGNASAASAPVAVTTPELPASGGCSVSWTASTWDTGFTANVTVTNTGTTTIDGWTLAFSFPNAGQRVGQGWSATYTQTGTAVTATNISYNGRLAPGASTSFGFNGTHTGSNPKPAAFTLNGTPCTVS encoded by the coding sequence ATGCGCCACCCGAGACGCCCGTGTCGGCCGGCCGACCAGCCCTGGGCCCGCCGCCTGCTGGCCGCCGGCACGGCCCTCGCCGCCGGCCTCGCCCTCGCGGTCACCCCCGTGCCCGCCTCCGCCGCCCCTGCCTCCGACTCTGCCTCCGCTGGCCCGGCGCGGACCGTGAACGCCACTCCCGCCTCCGCCAGCCCACCGCGGACCGCGAATGCCACCCCCGTCTTCAACTACGCCGAGGCGCTACAGAAGTCGCTCTACTTCTACGAGGCGCAGCAGTCCGGCCCGCTGCCGGCCTGGAACCGGGTCTCCTGGCGCGGCGACTCCGCGCTCACCGACGGCGCCGACGTCGGGCTCGACCTCACCGGCGGCTGGTACGACGCCGGCGACCACGTCAAGTTCGGCTTCCCGATGGCGTCCAGCGCCACCATGCTCGCCTGGGGCGCCGTCGAATACCGCAATGGTTACGTCGCCTCCGGCCAGCTGCCGCACCTGCTGAACAACCTGCGGTTCGTCAACGACTACTTCATCCGGGCACACCCGGCGCCCAACGTCCTCTACGGGCAGGTCGGCAGGGGCGACGACGACCACCGGTGGTGGGGCCCGGCTGAGGTGCTGCCGATGGCGCGGCCCGCGTACAAGATCGATGCGAGCTGCGGCGGCGCGGACCTGGCCGGGGAGACGGCGGCGGCGATGGCCGCGTCGTCGATGGTCTTCCGGCCCACCGACGCGACCTACGCCGACCGGCTGCTGGGGCACGCCAGGCAGCTCTACACCTTCGCCGACACCGTGCGGAAGAGCTACCACGAGTGCATCACCGACGCGACCAGCTTCTACCGCTCCTGGAGCGGCTGGCAGGACGAGCTGGTCTGGGCCGCCATCTGGCTGCACCGGGCCACCGGCGACCCGGCCTATCTCGCCAAGGCCGAGAGCGAGTACGACAGGCTCGGCACCGAGAACCAGAGCACCACCCGCTCCTACAAGTGGACCATCGCCTGGGACAACAAGCAGTTCGGGGCGTACGTGCTGCTGGCCAACCTGACCGGCAGGCAGAAGTACGTCGACGACGCCAACCGCTGGCTGGACTACTGGACCGTCGGCGTCAACGGGCAGCGGGTGCCGTACTCGCCCGGCGGGATGGCCGTGCTCGACTCGTGGGGGGCGCTGCGCTACGCCGCGAACACCTCCTTCGCCGCCCTCGTCTACAGCGACAGGACCACCGACGCCACCCGCAAGGCCCGCTACCACGACTTCGCCGTCCGGCAGATCAACTACGCGCTCGGCGACAACCCGCGCGCCTCCAGCTACGTCATCGGCTTCGGGGCCAACTTCCCGAAGAACCCGCACCACCGCACCGCGCACGGCTCCTGGTGGGACAGCCAGACCGTGCCCGCCGAGACCCGGCACACCCTCCACGGCGCGCTGGTCGGCGGTCCGTCGGCGGCCAACGACGCGTACACCGACAGCCGGTCGGACTACGTGATGAACGAGGTCGCCACCGACTACAACGCCGGCTTCACCTCCGCGCTGGCCCGGCTCTCCCAGGAGTACGGCGGCACCCCGCTGGCCGGATTCCCGCAGGCCGAGACGCCGGACATCGACGAGCTGACCGTGGAGACCACGGTGATGCAGGCCGAGCCGCGCGCCACCGGCCTCAAGGCCATCGTCTACAACAGGTCGGCGTTCCCGGCCCGCGCCCTGACCGCCGGGAAGTTCCGCTACTACTTCCGCCCCGACGGCACCGGCCCGGTCACGGTCACCCCCGGCTACACCCAGGGCTGCCCGTCGCCGTCCACGGCCCGCCAGCACAGCGGCGACATCTGGTACGTCGAGGTGGACTGCACCGGGCACACCATCGCGCCCGCCGGGCAGTCGCAGCACCGGATGGAGGTGCAGTTCAAGATCGGGGTGCCCGAGGGCGGCACCTGGGACCCGACGAACGACCCGTCGTACCAGGCGGCGGCGGGACCGAACCGGAAGGTCACGCTCTACTCCGGCGCCACCCGGGTCTGGGGTGACGAGCCCGCGCCGGGCACCCCGGACAGCACCGCGCCGAGCGTTCCCGGCGCCCCCGTCGCCTCGGCCGTCACCGCGACCGGGCTGACCCTCACCTGGCCCGCGTCCACCGACACTGGCGGCAGCGGGCTGGCCGGCTACGAGGTCACCCAGGCACAGGTCGGCAGCGACGCGCTCGTCCTGCTCAACTCGGCCACCAACTCGCTGGCGGTGACGGGGCTGCTGCCCGAGCGGACGTACCGCTTCTCGGTCCGGGCCCGCGACGGTGCCGGCAACCGGTCGGCCGCCTCGCCCGTGGCCGAGGTGACCACGCCCGCCGCGCCGGCCCCCGACACGGTCGCGCCGACCCGCCCCGGTACCCCGACCGCCTCGGCGGTCACCGCCACCGGGCTCACCCTGAGCTGGGCCGCGTCGACCGACAACGTCGGGGTCGCCGGGTACCGGGTCTACCGCGAGGCCGGCGCGACCGACGCGCTGGTCGGCTCGCCCACCGGCACCACGCTGGCGGTGACCGGGCTGACCGCCGCCACCGCGTACCAGTTCTACGTGGTCGCCGTGGACGCCGCCGGCAACGCCTCGGCGGCGTCCGCACCGGTCGCCGTCACCACACCTGAGCTGCCCGCGTCCGGCGGTTGTTCGGTGAGCTGGACGGCCAGCACCTGGGACACCGGCTTCACCGCGAACGTCACCGTCACCAACACCGGCACGACCACCATCGACGGCTGGACGCTCGCCTTCAGCTTCCCCAACGCCGGTCAGCGGGTCGGCCAGGGCTGGTCGGCGACCTACACCCAGACCGGCACCGCGGTCACCGCCACCAACATCTCCTACAACGGCAGGCTCGCGCCGGGGGCGTCGACGAGCTTCGGCTTCAACGGCACCCACACCGGATCGAACCCGAAGCCCGCCGCGTTCACCCTCAACGGCACCCCCTGCACCGTCTCCTGA
- a CDS encoding aldehyde dehydrogenase family protein gives MALRLADGTAWSDTLARAVAAAPEAFGPPVDGVTTLHNLVRGDWHPVGSPSPVRTPVDNTVLVNLARLDAGSARAAVAHAAAAHRVWADTPLAERKARVTDALEALTAHRDLLALLLVWEIGKPWRLACADVDRALDGVRWYVDEIDRMLADGREPLPGPVSNIASWNYPMSVLVHAELVQLLAGNAVIAKTPTQGGAVCLTVAHALMRRAGLPATLVSGGGEELSEVLVRAPEIGAVAFVGGRSNGGKVAAALLDSDKRHFIEQEGLNAWGIWNFSQWDLLAGHLKKGFEYGKQRCTAYPRFVVQRDLVDEFLDMYLPVVRSVRFGHPLAVDETWRAGDPLPELDFGPLISAAKAAELRRKVDEAVRGGAVPLHRGKLRGAPFLDGQDSSAYVAPSVLLAPPGRSRLMHAEPFGPVDTIVVVDTTDELLAAMNASNGALVASLACDDEELAGKLAVDLQAFKVGINKPRSRGDRDEPFGGRGASWKGAFVGGDLLVQAVTQGGADRLYGNFPDYNSYPTT, from the coding sequence ATGGCTCTACGACTCGCCGACGGCACCGCCTGGTCCGACACCCTCGCCCGCGCGGTGGCCGCCGCGCCGGAGGCGTTCGGGCCCCCGGTCGACGGTGTCACCACCCTGCACAACCTCGTTCGCGGCGACTGGCACCCGGTGGGCTCACCCAGCCCGGTCCGTACGCCGGTCGACAACACCGTGCTGGTCAACCTGGCCCGCCTCGACGCCGGGTCCGCCCGCGCCGCGGTCGCGCACGCCGCCGCGGCGCACCGGGTCTGGGCCGACACCCCGCTCGCCGAACGCAAGGCCCGGGTCACCGACGCCCTGGAGGCGCTCACCGCCCACCGCGACCTGCTCGCCCTGCTGCTGGTCTGGGAGATCGGCAAGCCGTGGCGGCTGGCCTGCGCCGACGTGGACCGGGCGCTGGACGGCGTCCGCTGGTACGTCGACGAGATCGACCGGATGCTCGCCGACGGCCGGGAGCCGCTGCCGGGACCGGTCAGCAACATCGCGTCGTGGAACTACCCGATGAGTGTGCTCGTGCACGCCGAGCTGGTGCAGCTGCTCGCCGGCAACGCGGTCATCGCGAAGACCCCGACACAGGGCGGGGCGGTCTGCCTCACCGTCGCGCACGCGCTGATGCGCCGGGCCGGGCTGCCCGCCACCCTGGTATCCGGCGGCGGCGAGGAGCTGTCCGAGGTGCTGGTCCGGGCACCGGAGATCGGCGCGGTGGCGTTCGTCGGCGGGCGCTCCAACGGTGGCAAGGTCGCCGCCGCGCTGCTCGACTCCGACAAGCGGCACTTCATCGAGCAGGAGGGCCTGAACGCCTGGGGCATCTGGAACTTCTCCCAGTGGGACCTGCTCGCCGGGCACCTCAAGAAGGGCTTCGAGTACGGCAAGCAGCGCTGCACCGCGTACCCGAGGTTCGTGGTCCAGCGGGACCTCGTCGACGAGTTCCTCGACATGTACCTGCCAGTGGTGCGTTCCGTCCGGTTCGGACACCCGCTCGCGGTGGACGAGACCTGGCGGGCCGGCGACCCGCTGCCCGAGCTGGACTTCGGCCCGCTGATCAGCGCCGCCAAGGCCGCCGAGCTGCGCCGCAAGGTCGACGAGGCGGTACGCGGCGGCGCGGTGCCGCTGCACCGGGGCAAGCTGCGCGGTGCGCCGTTCCTCGACGGGCAGGACAGCTCGGCGTACGTCGCCCCGTCGGTGCTGCTGGCCCCGCCCGGCCGGTCCCGGCTGATGCACGCCGAGCCGTTCGGCCCGGTCGACACCATCGTCGTGGTGGACACCACCGACGAACTGCTGGCCGCGATGAACGCCTCGAACGGCGCGCTGGTCGCCTCGCTGGCCTGCGACGACGAGGAACTGGCCGGCAAGCTCGCGGTCGACCTCCAGGCGTTCAAGGTGGGCATCAACAAGCCACGCTCCCGGGGCGACCGGGACGAGCCGTTCGGTGGCCGGGGCGCGTCCTGGAAGGGCGCCTTCGTCGGTGGCGACCTGCTGGTGCAGGCGGTCACCCAGGGCGGCGCCGACCGCCTCTACGGCAACTTCCCCGACTACAACAGCTACCCGACCACCTGA
- a CDS encoding GNAT family N-acetyltransferase, translating into MTLWRIRATVDDRPGYLSVLTASLALRGVNILAVQVHTTEWGAVDDFLVDAPDTLDEADLVAAVERGRGRDCWVARSEARGLVDQPTRSLGLATRLVRDPDAIGEALRTLLGADAVTWRPASAGSGCGLADTTMLLDDPAGGSFALRRAVPGFTPAEYARAQALVELSDAIVRRAAERVTLVLPDGAEAAVRPATAGDLPGVVELHEGCSACSRHRRYLGGAAVPSPARLRRLLEPARGVTLLATTADAGATESVVAMANLLAEGDEAEVALLVRDDWQRRGLGSALLRRLVRHAEQAGYAALVLHVHAGNAPMLRTVRRLGRPTPTERDGSLVTLTVPLVAGASARHG; encoded by the coding sequence ATGACGCTGTGGCGGATCCGGGCGACCGTGGACGACCGGCCGGGCTACCTGTCGGTGCTGACGGCGAGCCTGGCGTTGCGAGGAGTCAACATCCTCGCCGTGCAGGTGCACACCACCGAGTGGGGCGCCGTCGACGACTTCCTGGTCGACGCGCCGGACACGCTCGACGAGGCCGACCTCGTCGCCGCCGTGGAACGGGGGCGGGGCCGGGACTGCTGGGTCGCGCGCAGCGAGGCGCGCGGGCTCGTCGACCAGCCCACCCGGTCGCTCGGCCTGGCCACCCGCCTGGTGCGCGATCCGGACGCGATCGGGGAGGCGCTGCGCACCCTGCTCGGCGCGGACGCGGTCACCTGGCGACCCGCGTCGGCCGGCTCCGGCTGCGGGCTCGCCGACACCACCATGCTGCTGGACGACCCGGCCGGCGGGTCGTTTGCGTTGCGCCGCGCCGTGCCGGGCTTCACCCCGGCCGAGTACGCCCGGGCCCAGGCCCTGGTCGAGCTGTCGGACGCCATCGTGCGCCGGGCCGCGGAGCGGGTCACCCTGGTGTTGCCCGACGGCGCCGAGGCGGCCGTACGACCGGCGACCGCGGGCGACCTGCCTGGCGTGGTCGAACTGCACGAGGGATGCTCGGCGTGCAGCCGGCACCGCCGCTACCTGGGCGGGGCGGCGGTGCCCTCGCCGGCCCGGCTGCGCCGGCTGCTGGAGCCGGCCCGGGGCGTGACCCTGCTCGCCACGACCGCCGACGCCGGGGCGACGGAGTCGGTGGTGGCGATGGCGAACCTGCTCGCCGAGGGCGACGAGGCCGAGGTGGCGCTGCTGGTCCGCGACGACTGGCAGCGGCGGGGCCTCGGCTCGGCCCTGCTGCGCCGGCTGGTCCGGCACGCCGAGCAGGCCGGCTACGCGGCCCTGGTGCTGCACGTCCACGCCGGGAACGCCCCGATGCTGCGTACCGTGCGGCGGCTCGGCCGGCCCACCCCGACCGAGCGGGACGGCTCCCTGGTGACCCTGACCGTTCCGCTCGTAGCGGGCGCGTCCGCGCGGCACGGCTGA
- a CDS encoding amino acid-binding protein — protein MLLRVRVTLPDRPGTLGQVARTMGVCGADIVQVIVLERLGGRAVDDFTVVWPGAARVERLLAGLAAIPGVRVDGVWRAIGAPTTSGQDAELLAQVAANPVEGVAILVDAVPGLLAADWAVAAVVPVDWAARTGAAGEATVGYASWRAPVPPPLPEVTPLRARAISAPGGHFAVAPFGRAGLVLVVARERAGTPAAAAFHATEVDRLAQLVRAAAVILGDRLDLVGAPPVAANP, from the coding sequence ATGTTGCTGCGAGTTCGGGTCACCCTGCCGGACCGTCCGGGCACGCTCGGTCAGGTGGCCCGCACCATGGGCGTCTGCGGTGCCGACATTGTCCAGGTGATCGTCCTGGAGCGCCTCGGCGGGCGGGCGGTGGACGACTTCACCGTGGTCTGGCCGGGAGCGGCACGGGTCGAGCGGCTGCTGGCCGGGCTGGCGGCGATCCCCGGCGTCCGGGTGGACGGGGTGTGGCGGGCGATCGGGGCACCCACCACCTCCGGGCAGGACGCCGAACTGCTGGCTCAGGTCGCGGCCAACCCGGTCGAGGGCGTCGCCATCCTGGTCGACGCCGTCCCCGGGCTGCTCGCGGCGGACTGGGCGGTCGCCGCCGTGGTGCCGGTGGACTGGGCCGCCCGGACCGGCGCCGCCGGGGAGGCAACCGTCGGGTACGCGAGCTGGCGCGCGCCCGTACCGCCGCCGCTGCCGGAGGTGACCCCGCTGCGCGCCCGGGCGATCAGTGCGCCCGGCGGACACTTCGCGGTGGCGCCGTTCGGTCGCGCCGGCCTGGTGCTGGTGGTGGCCCGGGAGCGTGCCGGAACGCCGGCCGCGGCAGCCTTCCACGCCACGGAGGTGGACCGGCTGGCGCAGCTCGTCCGGGCCGCCGCGGTGATCCTCGGCGACCGGCTCGACCTGGTCGGTGCGCCGCCGGTGGCCGCGAACCCCTGA